A single region of the Salipaludibacillus sp. LMS25 genome encodes:
- a CDS encoding transcription antiterminator codes for MLTQRKQAIFNELLKADSPVSSDDIASIIHVTSRTVRNDIKEMEPTLTENGMTLQSIRGQGYHLKVIHEKTFKNFVTLLSKNTKFTPETPAERVRFMIIKLLLADHYIKSEELAAALHISESTIKNDIKALKKELHRFHISLVHKPGHGLRLQGEERQLRFCMSDYITNRREVEPDITSFPDTLLEHDILNIIHQTVYSQLQAFHIHLSDVSIKNLIIHIAIACKRIKEKNYVDMESHGLTDILTKQEFHIAKLILHKLEIQLNVAFPTSEIAYIALHLLGTNLRSFSDIKSCELKDIMAEDIYRLTMCMLKKIDDKLHLRLFDQELIVALCTHLRPAITRHKYGMNLRNPLLHEIKNHYPVAMEAAIIASLVLKEELNIDIHENEIGFIALHIGAAIERKKLTNHRKKCMIVCATGVGSAKLLYYKLQAHFDGKLEVIGTTGYHHLHNLEKQSLDFIVSTVPIRKNIGIPVVVISAIPTKHDVDRISHVLKNAESKVSFKSFINEDFIFLNHSSETKEEVLMFLAKQLMTKGVVNDTYYDDLMSREKVSPTSFGNLIAIPHPLHPQTERTFLTFCTLKKPIKWGAQSVQLICLLNIEKNSDEDFQQMYKWLANLLDNFQMIKDLIKCTNKQDFLHTLYPTLKGQ; via the coding sequence ATGTTAACTCAGCGTAAACAAGCCATTTTTAATGAGCTATTAAAAGCAGACAGCCCTGTCAGTAGTGATGACATCGCCTCTATTATTCATGTCACATCAAGAACTGTGCGAAATGACATAAAAGAGATGGAACCTACACTTACAGAAAACGGGATGACACTCCAATCAATTCGAGGACAAGGATACCATCTTAAAGTCATTCACGAAAAGACGTTTAAAAATTTCGTTACCCTCCTTTCAAAGAATACCAAATTTACGCCTGAAACTCCCGCCGAACGGGTACGTTTTATGATTATAAAGCTGCTATTAGCAGACCACTATATTAAATCAGAAGAACTAGCTGCTGCTCTTCATATCAGTGAATCGACAATTAAAAATGATATAAAGGCGCTGAAAAAAGAATTGCATCGTTTTCACATCTCTCTAGTCCATAAACCTGGCCATGGCCTCCGCCTTCAAGGAGAAGAACGCCAACTTAGGTTTTGCATGTCTGACTATATTACGAACAGACGAGAGGTTGAACCAGATATCACATCTTTTCCAGACACACTTTTAGAACATGACATTCTCAACATTATCCATCAGACAGTATATAGTCAGTTACAAGCTTTCCATATTCACCTATCAGACGTGTCGATTAAAAACCTCATTATTCATATTGCGATTGCATGTAAACGAATTAAAGAGAAAAATTATGTGGATATGGAGAGTCACGGATTAACCGATATTCTCACAAAACAAGAATTTCATATTGCAAAGCTTATTCTTCATAAACTTGAAATACAACTTAATGTCGCTTTCCCAACATCAGAAATTGCTTACATTGCCCTCCATCTACTCGGCACTAATTTGCGCAGTTTTTCTGATATAAAATCTTGTGAACTAAAAGATATAATGGCTGAAGATATCTATCGCTTAACCATGTGTATGCTAAAAAAAATAGACGATAAACTTCATTTACGTTTATTCGATCAGGAATTGATCGTTGCCCTATGTACCCACTTGCGCCCTGCTATTACAAGGCATAAATATGGAATGAATTTGCGCAATCCTTTACTACACGAAATAAAAAATCACTACCCTGTAGCAATGGAAGCTGCAATTATTGCCAGTCTTGTACTTAAAGAGGAGCTTAACATCGATATTCATGAGAATGAAATTGGTTTTATTGCCCTCCATATTGGTGCAGCTATCGAACGGAAGAAGCTAACTAATCATCGCAAAAAATGTATGATCGTTTGTGCCACAGGGGTAGGCAGCGCGAAACTTTTATACTATAAATTGCAAGCGCATTTCGATGGCAAACTGGAGGTTATCGGAACAACTGGCTATCACCACCTTCACAACCTAGAAAAACAGTCACTAGATTTCATTGTTAGTACCGTACCTATTCGAAAAAATATTGGTATTCCTGTTGTGGTCATCTCAGCTATTCCAACAAAGCACGATGTTGATCGGATTAGTCATGTTTTGAAGAATGCCGAAAGCAAGGTCTCATTCAAATCTTTTATTAATGAAGATTTTATTTTTCTTAATCACTCTTCTGAAACAAAAGAGGAGGTTTTAATGTTCTTAGCTAAGCAATTAATGACTAAAGGTGTTGTTAACGACACCTATTATGACGACTTAATGAGCCGAGAGAAGGTATCACCTACCTCGTTCGGCAATCTTATAGCCATTCCACATCCACTTCACCCCCAAACTGAGCGGACATTTTTAACATTTTGTACGTTAAAAAAACCGATAAAATGGGGGGCACAATCTGTCCAACTTATCTGCCTATTAAATATTGAAAAAAACAGTGACGAGGATTTTCAGCAGATGTATAAATGGTTAGCCAACCTATTAGATAACTTTCAAATGATTAAAGATTTAATTAAATGCACGAATAAGCAAGATTTTTTACACACGCTTTATCCCACTCTTAAGGGGCAGTAA